TTTTCATGAATTCTATGTTTTATGGTTCCTATTTGGTCGTGGTAAAAGTCCTAATAACCAAATACCACCCTTTTACTTTTATGAAATGGTTATTTTCATTGGGGGTATTAATTTGTTTACCGTTCGGTTATGATGAGTTTATGCAAATATCATGGTCCACCCTACCGATGGAGGCTTATTGGGGAATTTCTTTTGTAATTCTCGGTACTACTTTTTGCACTTATTTGTTTAATATTTTTGCCTTAACACAACTAAAAGCTTCTACTTTAAGCGCTTTTGTTTATGTACAACCTTTAGTAGGTATTGGGTACGCCATAATAACTGGCCAAGACACCTTAACCATGGTCAAAATTATAGCTGCGTGCTTTGTTTTAGTAGGAGTGTATTTAGCTAGTAAAAAACCTAAGAAAAGAAGCTTTCAGGAAAGTTAACTATGTGATTTTATAGTGTTTTTAAGATGCACCTGTATTGCTTTAATTGCCATTTCTTCATCCCTATGATGCATTGCCGATACAATATTTAAATGCTCTTGCATTATAATTTTTAACGGCCTTACTAGGCCAATTAAATCCATAAATGCCAAAATTTTCGCATTTTTAAATAATTCGTACATCCTTCTGTTTCCACAGTTTTTTGCAATAAACTCATGAAAATAACGGTCAATTTTATGAAATACATATGCGTTTTGAGGTCCATTTTCAAACGGGACCAGCAAATTTCGTAAATCATCTATTTTTGACTGAGGTGCATTACGCGTAAAAAGCTTTACGGTCATAGTTTCCAAGGCCATTCTACACTCGAACATTTCAGAAATTTCCCTATCACATAACTCACGTACGGTTAAACCGCTTTGTAAATTACCCACCAACAATGACTCTTCTTGTAACTGTAACAATACTACAGGTATAGTATCATCCTTAATATTTAAGGTATGTGATAATCTGTGTTGCGTAATTAATTGTCCTGGTTCCAATTTTTTGGTAACAATCAATTTTTTTACTTTCCCGTATGTTTCTTGAAATATTTCTTCTGGAAGGCTGACCATAAAGTAAATATAATAAAATAGCGAAATCTAAAAACAATTAATCCAGTAAAATACAATTGATTACAATTTCAAAAAAGAAATACACTTAAAGTATTAAAGATTCTTAGGTATTTTAGCAAATTTTCTTGAATCTTCTTTGGTAAGCACCTTAAAGCCTTCTGCCTTTTCCATACTACTGAAAGTATGTAAAAACTCATTGGTTAACCCTGTAAGTTTACGCGTTTTAAGATCCATCCAAGCGCCCATCATTTCACAACGGGCTATATTCTCGCCTTTGTGATTATAAAAGTTATGATGAAACTCAAAGAACATACAATCTTCACTTAAACCCATTATTTCCAAAGAAACCTTAATTGGTTTTCCTGGAAAAGCTTCCTTAAAATAATAAACGTGCTCATAAAATACTACCGGCCCAATTTGCTGAGTTGCCATAGTTCTATGGTCAAAACCTAGTTCTAGCAAATAGGCCATTCGGGTGTGACTCATATAATTTATATACGCAGAATTTGCCAAGTGGCGATTTGCATCTACATCGCTCCATCTAATTTCAAAATCCTTAAAAAACATATTTATAATTTTTGTTATGCACGCATAATACTCGATAAAAATAACATAGTTTTGAAACCTAAAGAATAAACAACCTATTTTTTATTCTTATTTTTAAAACAAGTTGTAAAATTTTCATCCGTATGTCCAATAAACCCACTTTCATTAAAGAACTATCACTACCTGTAGTTGCTGCACCTATGTTCTTAATTTCAGGACCGCAATTGGTAATAGAATGTTGTAAAAATGGCATAGTTGGGACTTTTCCTGCCCTAAACCAAAGAACTAGTGAAGGATTTGAAGAATGGTTAATTGAAATTAAATCTTCATTAAAACAATTTGAAGAACAGACAGGTAAAAAAGCCGCACCGTTTGGTGTAAACTTAATTGTACACCAAACTAATCCAAGATTAGAGGCAGATGTCAAATTATGTATTAAACATAAAGTTCCACTAATAATAACATCATTAGGTGCTGTAACAGAAGTGGTTGATGCCATACATAGTTATGGTGGGCTGGTTTTTCATGATATTATTAAAAAACGGCATGGCGAGAAGGCAGCGGAAGCAGGCGTAGACGGGTTAATTCTTGTTGCTGCCGGCGCCGGTGGCCATGCCGGGACTATAAACCCAATGCCTTTAGTTGCTGAAATAAAGAAGTTTTTCCATAAAACTATTCTATTATCTGGTTGTATCAGTACTGGTAGAGACATAGCATCTGCCCTGCAAATGGGCGCAGACCTTGCCTATATGGGCACTCGTTTCATAAATACAAATGAAAGTAAGGCCACTCCTGAATATCGCCAAATGATTATTGATGCAGGAGCAAGCGATGTGGTTTATACAGCATCTATTTCTGGTGTACATGCCAACTTTCTTGGTGCTAGTTTAAAGGCAGCTGGCATTACTGAAGATGATCTTAAAAAGGATGTAAAAATAGATTTTGGAAAAGAATTGAATACCGAGGCTAAAGCATGGAAAACCATTTGGTCTGCTGGGCAAGGTTCTGCTTTAATTGATGATTCTGTACCAGTAGCAGAGCTGGTTTCCCATTTAAAAACTGAATTTAAGGATGCTGTTGAAGAGCAAATTAAAATATTAGAAACGTATCCAAAGTAAATAAATCATCGTTGATATTTATTAGATTCTCAAAGTTTAAAATGCCCATAATCAACTCAACATACAATCCACCGTTTCTGTTTAAAAGCGGCCACATATCTACTATTTACTCAGGGTTACTTAGAAAAGTTGAAAATCTGGACCAAATACGTATTAGAATCAATTTGCCAGACACTGATTATTTGGATCTGGATTGGAGTTATTCCAAAACTTCTTCTAAAAAATTAGTTCTTATCATTCATGGTCTCGAAGGCAGTTCTAAAAGGGCTTATATTAAAGGAAGTGCAAAAGCACTTACAGAATCGGGTTTCGATGTTTGCGCCATTAATTTAAGAGGTTGCAGCGGCACAATGAATAATCTATATCGTTCTTACCATTCTGGCGCAACAGAAGATTTACATGCTGTTATAAGTTATGTATTACAACTGGACCAATACCCTTCTATATTTCTTCATGGGTTTAGTCTGGGCGGTAACCTTTTATTAAAGTATTTAGGCGAGCAACGAGAATTACCAAAAGAAATAATAGGCGCCGTTGCCATATCAGTTCCATGCCAATTAGCAGATTCCCTTCATCATTTATTACAATTTAAAAATATCTTATACGCCAAAAGGTTCAAAGGAAATCTTATAAAGAAATTGAAATTAAAACAACAGTTATTTCCCGATCATATTTCGGATACCGATATAGAAGCCATTAAAACCCTTAAAGATTTTGATGATTTTTATACTAGTAAAGCACATGGTTTTACTGATGCCATGGATTACTATAAAAAAAGTAGCAGTCTTCAATTTCTTGAAGCAATTAACATACCTACCTTAATTATTAATGCTAAAAATGACTCTTTTTTAGGAAAGGAATGCTACCCTATAGCCATTGCCGACCAACATAAATATCTGTTTCTAGAAATACCCAAGTATGGTGGTCATGTTGGTTTTTATGGCCCCAATAACTATACCTATTCTGAAAAAAGAACTATAGAATTCCTTACAGCTATTAAGTAGATAAATAATTTGTACTTGAATAAATTTAATATTAGTTACTCAAATTGTTATTTGCTTAAATTTAAAAGTTAAATCGATAATACTACCAGATTAAAACGCACTGTAACCCGTAAAAATTCATATATTAGTCCTTCAATTATTGAACAACACAAAATATAATATTATAAGTATGCGTAAATTATTCACTTTAGTAGCACTTAGCGCACTGATAATCAGCTGTGGTGAGAAAAAAGAAGAGAAAAAAGAAGGTTTTGAAATGAACAGAACCAAAAAAGAAGTTAAAGCAGAAACTTCTACCGAAGGAGTACCGGTTGACTTGGACAATAAAGGTGTTGGACCAATTACCAGTTTAACTTTCGACGATACTGTAAATGCAGATATGGCGGCTGCCGGCAAAGAGAAATTCCAGGCAATATGTACTGCTTGTCATATGGCGGAACAACGTATGATCGGCCCTGCTTTAAAAGGTGTTTACGAACGTAGAAGTCCAGAATGGGTAATGAATATGATTCTCAATCCTGATAAAATGTTGAAAGAAGACCCTATAGCTAAAGCATTATTAAAAGAATACAATAATGCAATTATGCTTAATCAGAATTTAAATGAAGAAGAGGCTCGTAATATTGCAGAATACTTACGTACGCTGTAAACTTAAACGCCAACCTAATTATACCGAAAACCCTTTCATGAACATGAAAGGGTTTTCTTTTTACCCTATCAATATTGTAATTTAAAAATGTAGGTTTCTTATACTTTTTACGACCAAACTGTTGTAATACGAAATGATTATTATATGCAAAACGACAAAATAAAAATAGACATAGTTTCTGATGTTGCTTGCCCATGGTGTTATGTAGGTAAGAAAAGATTAGAAAAAGCAATACAAGAATGGGATGGTGCTGAAATAGAAATAGAATGGCACCCTTTTCAACTTGACCCAAATATTCCGAAAGAAGGATTAGATAGAGACACTTACCTTACCAATAAGTTTGGAAGTGTAGACGGTCCACTTGAAATGACCAAGCGTTTAGAAGAGAGTGGCAAGGAAGAAGGAATCAATTTTAATTTTGGAAAAAAATGGTTAGCGGTAAATACATTACCTCTTCATCAATTATTACATACAGCTGGTGAAGAAGGCTTTAAAGATGCGCTAAAAGAACGTCTTATGAAAGCATATTTTGATGAAAATCTTCATTTAAACGATGTTTCTGTTTTAAGTACTATTATGGCCGAATATGATTGGACATCAGAAAAAACAGAAAAAATTCTAAATGATGATTCCATTGCTTATACTGTTAAACAAGAAATTGCGCATTACCAGCATCGTGGTGTTAATAGCGTACCTTTCTTTATTATCAATGATAAGTTTGGTATTAGCGGCGCACAACCACCAGCTGCATTTTTAGAAGCTTTTAAACAAGTAGCTCCATTAAAAATTATAGCTACAGGAGAAAGTTGTGACCCATCTACTGGAATTTGCTAACTTAACATTAGCTGAAAATCAATATTAATTTATAAAACAAAAGATATGAAAGCATCATTTTCTGATATCATAAAAGGAGATACACCAGTTTTAGTTGACTTTTTTGCCGATTGGTGTGGACCATGTAAAACACTAGCCCCTATTCTAAAAGATGTAAAAGGAGATTTAGGCGAC
The genomic region above belongs to Maribacter hydrothermalis and contains:
- a CDS encoding GntR family transcriptional regulator, translated to MVSLPEEIFQETYGKVKKLIVTKKLEPGQLITQHRLSHTLNIKDDTIPVVLLQLQEESLLVGNLQSGLTVRELCDREISEMFECRMALETMTVKLFTRNAPQSKIDDLRNLLVPFENGPQNAYVFHKIDRYFHEFIAKNCGNRRMYELFKNAKILAFMDLIGLVRPLKIIMQEHLNIVSAMHHRDEEMAIKAIQVHLKNTIKSHS
- a CDS encoding acyl-CoA thioesterase; amino-acid sequence: MFFKDFEIRWSDVDANRHLANSAYINYMSHTRMAYLLELGFDHRTMATQQIGPVVFYEHVYYFKEAFPGKPIKVSLEIMGLSEDCMFFEFHHNFYNHKGENIARCEMMGAWMDLKTRKLTGLTNEFLHTFSSMEKAEGFKVLTKEDSRKFAKIPKNL
- a CDS encoding NAD(P)H-dependent flavin oxidoreductase — protein: MSNKPTFIKELSLPVVAAPMFLISGPQLVIECCKNGIVGTFPALNQRTSEGFEEWLIEIKSSLKQFEEQTGKKAAPFGVNLIVHQTNPRLEADVKLCIKHKVPLIITSLGAVTEVVDAIHSYGGLVFHDIIKKRHGEKAAEAGVDGLILVAAGAGGHAGTINPMPLVAEIKKFFHKTILLSGCISTGRDIASALQMGADLAYMGTRFINTNESKATPEYRQMIIDAGASDVVYTASISGVHANFLGASLKAAGITEDDLKKDVKIDFGKELNTEAKAWKTIWSAGQGSALIDDSVPVAELVSHLKTEFKDAVEEQIKILETYPK
- a CDS encoding YheT family hydrolase, with the translated sequence MPIINSTYNPPFLFKSGHISTIYSGLLRKVENLDQIRIRINLPDTDYLDLDWSYSKTSSKKLVLIIHGLEGSSKRAYIKGSAKALTESGFDVCAINLRGCSGTMNNLYRSYHSGATEDLHAVISYVLQLDQYPSIFLHGFSLGGNLLLKYLGEQRELPKEIIGAVAISVPCQLADSLHHLLQFKNILYAKRFKGNLIKKLKLKQQLFPDHISDTDIEAIKTLKDFDDFYTSKAHGFTDAMDYYKKSSSLQFLEAINIPTLIINAKNDSFLGKECYPIAIADQHKYLFLEIPKYGGHVGFYGPNNYTYSEKRTIEFLTAIK
- a CDS encoding c-type cytochrome: MRKLFTLVALSALIISCGEKKEEKKEGFEMNRTKKEVKAETSTEGVPVDLDNKGVGPITSLTFDDTVNADMAAAGKEKFQAICTACHMAEQRMIGPALKGVYERRSPEWVMNMILNPDKMLKEDPIAKALLKEYNNAIMLNQNLNEEEARNIAEYLRTL
- a CDS encoding DsbA family oxidoreductase — translated: MQNDKIKIDIVSDVACPWCYVGKKRLEKAIQEWDGAEIEIEWHPFQLDPNIPKEGLDRDTYLTNKFGSVDGPLEMTKRLEESGKEEGINFNFGKKWLAVNTLPLHQLLHTAGEEGFKDALKERLMKAYFDENLHLNDVSVLSTIMAEYDWTSEKTEKILNDDSIAYTVKQEIAHYQHRGVNSVPFFIINDKFGISGAQPPAAFLEAFKQVAPLKIIATGESCDPSTGIC